The following are encoded in a window of Salinibacter ruber DSM 13855 genomic DNA:
- a CDS encoding MarR family transcriptional regulator, whose translation MSEMTLSSLKERLGEIGARAAWAQWSALGAGTLHEGRSASAIIDPEALLLLSLHLIPEERRLRDLARWWAEVGSGLLSVQRTKTLAKDFPPDVQERLHEYSRWATRAGDKRWKKYASEGTKNDSERDRKGPEDPQLRSPASLLLQLRAGFGVSAKADVLAFLLGIEGQTATTRQATEATGYSRATISGALEDLVRADFIEKSGGRPAEYRAPVRSWMALLHRSETAEQTRETGVPKWRYWAQVFAFLTRVREWAHEAESLSKYMASTRARDLFEEFGGAFDANRIQVPSPAGHQGAEYLEGFQNAIERIVQWVPAHL comes from the coding sequence ATGTCCGAGATGACATTGAGTAGCCTCAAGGAGCGTTTAGGGGAGATCGGCGCTCGGGCCGCCTGGGCACAGTGGTCCGCGCTCGGAGCAGGCACGCTTCACGAAGGCCGGAGCGCCTCCGCGATCATCGACCCAGAAGCCCTGCTTCTCCTGTCCCTCCACCTGATTCCGGAAGAGCGTCGACTTCGGGACCTTGCGAGATGGTGGGCCGAGGTCGGGTCGGGCCTTTTGAGCGTGCAGCGGACAAAGACGCTCGCAAAGGACTTCCCCCCAGACGTACAGGAGCGCCTCCACGAGTATAGCCGCTGGGCCACCCGGGCCGGGGACAAGCGGTGGAAGAAATACGCCAGTGAGGGAACCAAAAATGACTCCGAGCGAGACCGCAAGGGTCCCGAGGATCCTCAGCTTCGCTCCCCCGCCTCCCTCCTTCTCCAGTTGCGAGCGGGGTTCGGGGTAAGCGCAAAGGCCGACGTTCTTGCCTTCCTTCTGGGAATCGAGGGCCAGACGGCAACGACCAGACAGGCGACTGAGGCCACCGGGTACTCCCGGGCCACCATCAGTGGTGCTCTCGAAGACCTTGTGCGGGCCGATTTCATTGAGAAAAGCGGGGGGCGACCGGCAGAGTACCGGGCGCCTGTTCGTTCGTGGATGGCCCTCCTCCACAGATCCGAAACTGCCGAACAGACTCGAGAGACTGGTGTCCCGAAGTGGAGGTATTGGGCACAGGTCTTTGCCTTTCTGACGCGGGTCCGAGAGTGGGCCCACGAGGCGGAATCTTTGAGCAAGTACATGGCCAGTACCCGCGCCCGCGACTTGTTCGAAGAATTCGGGGGAGCGTTCGACGCGAACCGGATTCAGGTCCCCTCACCCGCGGGACATCAGGGGGCAGAATACCTGGAGGGATTCCAGAACGCCATCGAACGGATTGTCCAGTGGGTGCCGGCGCATCTGTAG
- a CDS encoding RNA-guided endonuclease InsQ/TnpB family protein → MYLTRKFHIEGTEQLERLSRSSADLWNSICKWYWRTVDRQDHWLSKTAMRRWHCKGHDVLPSQTAQEVAEQFYEAIDSWHDNDRKGDPPKRSDKTYNVLRWTYQGVTLRDDGVLRLSTKRGDDSILIDWPAREEPRTVEIGKTSGGFVVRAQYDTEPVDRTTGNKVAGIDLGEKHLAAVFTGGDAFTVNGGELRALRHYQNSLKAKLNAKIDRKERGSNRWNKLVETKQEQLDHIDNKITDLLHKLSRKTVEMLLERGVSAVAIGDVRGIRDRMGYGTKMNQRLHQWAYGEFARMIEYKAKLAGITVERVDEAYTSQECPHCGHRKKSSGRSYTCSGCGFHGHRDVVGAANIRRKYVGSDDQTRLPGVMASPSGVRFRPHLSCSSRSRRRTSRQPV, encoded by the coding sequence ATGTACCTGACCCGCAAATTCCATATCGAGGGCACCGAGCAGCTTGAACGGCTGTCTCGCTCGTCTGCGGATCTGTGGAACTCGATCTGCAAGTGGTACTGGCGTACTGTCGACCGTCAAGACCACTGGCTCTCGAAGACGGCGATGCGTCGGTGGCACTGCAAGGGTCACGACGTGCTGCCGTCTCAGACGGCCCAGGAAGTTGCAGAGCAGTTCTACGAAGCGATTGACTCCTGGCATGACAACGACCGGAAGGGTGATCCTCCGAAGCGCTCGGACAAAACCTACAACGTACTCCGATGGACGTACCAGGGCGTCACGCTCCGAGATGACGGTGTGCTTCGACTGTCTACGAAGCGTGGAGACGACTCGATTCTGATTGACTGGCCCGCCCGTGAAGAACCTCGCACCGTCGAGATCGGCAAGACCTCGGGTGGTTTTGTCGTTCGTGCTCAGTATGACACAGAGCCCGTTGATCGGACGACCGGAAATAAGGTTGCCGGGATCGATCTCGGAGAGAAGCACCTCGCCGCTGTCTTCACGGGCGGGGATGCCTTCACGGTCAACGGTGGTGAGCTTCGAGCCCTTCGTCACTATCAGAACAGCCTCAAGGCCAAGCTCAACGCGAAGATAGACCGCAAAGAGCGCGGTTCGAATCGCTGGAATAAGCTGGTCGAGACGAAGCAAGAACAACTGGACCACATCGATAACAAGATCACGGATCTCCTTCACAAATTGTCGAGGAAGACCGTGGAGATGCTCCTTGAACGAGGTGTCTCTGCGGTCGCAATCGGCGATGTTCGCGGCATCCGTGATCGGATGGGCTACGGAACGAAAATGAACCAACGCCTCCACCAGTGGGCCTATGGCGAGTTTGCTCGGATGATCGAGTACAAAGCCAAGCTCGCTGGAATCACGGTTGAACGTGTTGATGAGGCATACACGTCCCAAGAATGCCCACACTGCGGCCACCGAAAAAAGTCGAGTGGACGGAGCTATACGTGCAGTGGGTGTGGTTTTCATGGGCATCGGGACGTTGTAGGTGCTGCGAACATTCGAAGGAAGTATGTCGGGTCTGACGATCAGACCCGTCTACCTGGGGTCATGGCTTCCCCCTCGGGAGTGAGGTTTCGCCCTCACCTCTCGTGTAGCTCGCGGAGCAGGCGTAGGACCTCACGGCAGCCTGTGTAG
- the tnpA gene encoding IS200/IS605 family transposase, with translation MPINKEPYRRGRHAVHAVKYHFVFCPKRRASVLKDEVANRLGKVLHEVAEEHDWEINSLAIRPDHVHLFVQADTRHAPYQVIHRFKGTSAHVLRDEFDHLHRLPSLWTRSYFVSTTGKAGEQVVQQYIEDQS, from the coding sequence ATGCCAATCAACAAAGAACCATACCGCAGAGGCCGTCACGCCGTCCATGCGGTGAAGTACCACTTCGTGTTCTGCCCTAAACGTCGGGCGAGTGTTCTCAAAGACGAAGTGGCAAACCGCTTGGGAAAGGTGCTTCATGAAGTGGCTGAAGAACATGACTGGGAGATCAATTCCCTTGCGATTCGGCCCGATCATGTTCATCTCTTCGTCCAGGCAGACACTCGACACGCTCCCTACCAAGTAATCCATCGATTCAAGGGAACCAGTGCTCACGTTCTTCGAGACGAGTTCGACCATCTGCATAGACTTCCATCTCTCTGGACCCGCTCCTACTTTGTCAGCACGACCGGCAAAGCGGGTGAGCAAGTCGTCCAGCAGTATATCGAAGATCAATCCTGA
- a CDS encoding DUF6036 family nucleotidyltransferase, whose amino-acid sequence MIGSDQLREVLAAVGQLLEAKGKTVRIVIVGGVSLNLAGLVDRATDDVDVIARAEEDEGGPILIPPDPMPDALMAAVQRVARDFGLPSGWLNTAVANQWETSLPPSLEENLTWHRFGGLRVGVAGRRPLIALKLLAAVDQGGPQSVHYQDLVRLNPTEEELEEARGWATSEDPSPIVADHIDQVIRHVRDDIE is encoded by the coding sequence ATGATCGGATCTGACCAGCTCAGGGAGGTTCTCGCTGCGGTGGGGCAGCTCCTCGAAGCAAAGGGCAAAACGGTACGCATTGTCATCGTAGGAGGCGTAAGTCTCAATCTCGCCGGCCTCGTAGACCGGGCAACCGACGATGTGGACGTGATCGCCCGGGCGGAAGAAGACGAGGGTGGTCCCATACTGATTCCTCCGGACCCGATGCCCGACGCGCTCATGGCGGCCGTGCAGCGGGTGGCACGGGACTTTGGACTTCCATCAGGGTGGTTGAATACGGCGGTCGCCAACCAGTGGGAAACGAGCCTTCCACCCTCCCTTGAAGAGAACCTCACGTGGCACCGCTTCGGAGGGCTTCGGGTCGGCGTTGCGGGGCGCCGGCCCCTCATTGCGCTGAAGCTTCTCGCAGCTGTTGATCAGGGAGGCCCTCAAAGTGTCCACTACCAGGATCTGGTCCGATTGAACCCAACCGAGGAGGAACTTGAGGAGGCTCGGGGGTGGGCCACGTCCGAAGACCCATCTCCCATTGTCGCAGATCACATCGACCAGGTGATCCGCCATGTCCGAGATGACATTGAGTAG